A genomic window from Salvia miltiorrhiza cultivar Shanhuang (shh) chromosome 5, IMPLAD_Smil_shh, whole genome shotgun sequence includes:
- the LOC131024458 gene encoding uncharacterized protein LOC131024458: MKVVEASAGALTNFEVLDLLRSRGAGKDASRAIATVSQSEFNVFDYLEGTVACNQTREIIDNFVEECQKFELAKAEILNIVNIRPRSEPELFPFIEECGPEPRMEDKANDLVEIITRILPPHASQVDEANGEAAEGEEANEEAAEGGEEIEPQPNTT, encoded by the exons ATGAAAGT AGTTGAGGCCAGTGCTGGTGCTCTCACTAATTTTGAAGTGCTTGACCTTTTGAGATCAAGAGGGGCTGGAAAGGATGCCTCTCGAGCTATTGCAACAGTATCTCAATCTGAGTTCAAC GTTTTTGATTATCTAGAGGGGACTGTTGCTTGCAATCAAACAAGGGAAATTATTGATAACTTTGTTGAGGAGTGCCAAAAATTTGAGCTAGCCAAGGCAGAGATTCTTAATATTGTGAATATAAGACCAAGAAGTGAACCTGAGCTTTTCCCG TTCATAGAGGAGTGTGGGCCAGAGCCACGTATGGAAGATAAGGCCAACGACCTTGTAGAGATCATCACACGGATTTTGCCACCTCATGCGTCTCAGGTGGATGAAGCGAACGGAGAAGCTGCAGAGGGGGAGGAGGCGAACGAGGAAGCTGCTGAGGGGGGAGAAGAGATTGAGCCTCAACCAAATACTACGTAG
- the LOC131024459 gene encoding nudix hydrolase 1-like: protein MAFMISTKILSTAKPISPFHKYDSKRSEILRANKRRRLHVSSSAAVPEQPTLEVGVQVFLLNGNKVLMGRRRTAIGDGHFALPGGHLEFGESFEECAYREVKEETGLEISGMEILTITNNVIMEPRAMHLVAVMMRAALAHPNQQPLNVEPLKCDGWDWYDWDHLPNPLLLTLQTAILGGLNPFPPNY from the exons ATGGCATTTATGATTAGCACTAAAATTCTCTCAACCGCCAAACCTATTTCCCCATTTCACAAATATGACTCCAAGCGTTCAGAAATTTTACGGGCGAATAAGCGCCGCCGGCTGCACGTGTCGTCATCTGCGGCGGTGCCGGAGCAACCTACGCTAGAAGTTGGGGTGCAGGTGTTTCTGTTGAACGGGAATAAAGTGCTGATGGGCCGCCGCCGCACCGCTATAGGCGACGGCCACTTCGCCCTTCCCGGCGGTCACCTCGAGTTCG GTGAAAGCTTCGAAGAATGTGCGTATAGGGAAGTGAAAGAGGAAACGGGGCTAGAGATTAGTGGAATGGAGATTTTGACAATCACTAACAATGTGATTATGGAACCCAGAGCGATGCATCTGGTTGCAGTGATGATGCGCGCCGCGCTTGCACACCCCAATCAACAGCCCCTCAATGTGGAACCTCTAAAATGTGATGGTTGGGATTGGTACGACTGGGACCATCTTCCTAATCCATTATTACTAACACTTCAAACGGCTATTTTAGGTGGTCTAAATCCTTTCCCACCCAATTACTAG